A region of Streptomyces halobius DNA encodes the following proteins:
- a CDS encoding oleate hydratase, producing the protein MAASASSKVYLVGSGVGGLAAAAFLIRDAGVRGENIHVLEQIPIAGGSMDGAPAPTPEGGYVTRGGRMFETKYYVCLWDLLATIPSLENPTVSVLDEFHTFNEAHPTHAKARIILKDRSIPDASKLGLDARDRADMTRLLALPESVIGARRIEDFFQPHFFETNFWCMWRTTFAFQNWHSAIELKRYFLCFIHIFDQIHTLSAVRRSKYNQYDSVIRPIQEWLESQGVRPDFGVTVTDIDFAGSRARRASRLHLERDGQAEVVELGPDDYVFITNGSMTSDTTYGDSRTVPELIRDRRDGSWRLWETIAKKADDFGRPTAFCGNIDETKWESFTLTMTGRTLLDRIQAYTGNVPGEGALMTWKDSRWLMSIVVPAQPHFAHQKENTYTLWGYALFGDVPGDHVPKKMDDCTGAEILTELLGHLGFDDIADEVHRTTKVTTVQMPYIDAQFQRRVTGDRPLVIPDGAENYAFLGQFVEIPEGVVFTAEYSVRSAMMAVYHHFGIDREIPPIYQGLTDPKVAWNALKTAYA; encoded by the coding sequence ATGGCTGCTTCGGCGAGTTCGAAGGTCTATCTGGTTGGGAGCGGGGTGGGGGGTCTGGCCGCGGCCGCATTCCTGATCCGCGACGCCGGTGTGCGCGGGGAGAACATCCACGTGCTGGAACAGATCCCGATCGCCGGCGGCTCGATGGACGGTGCGCCCGCGCCGACGCCCGAGGGCGGGTACGTGACCCGTGGCGGTCGGATGTTCGAGACCAAGTACTACGTGTGTCTGTGGGACCTGCTGGCGACGATCCCGTCCCTGGAGAATCCCACCGTCTCGGTACTCGATGAGTTCCACACCTTCAACGAGGCGCACCCGACGCACGCCAAGGCGCGGATCATCCTGAAGGACCGGTCCATTCCGGATGCCTCGAAACTCGGCCTGGACGCGCGTGACCGGGCGGACATGACCCGGCTGCTGGCACTGCCGGAGAGCGTGATCGGTGCGCGCCGGATCGAGGACTTCTTCCAGCCGCATTTCTTCGAGACCAACTTCTGGTGCATGTGGCGCACCACGTTCGCGTTCCAGAACTGGCACTCCGCCATCGAGCTCAAACGCTATTTCCTGTGTTTCATCCACATCTTTGATCAGATCCATACGCTGTCCGCGGTGCGGCGGAGCAAGTACAACCAGTACGACTCCGTGATCCGGCCCATCCAGGAGTGGTTGGAGAGCCAGGGCGTACGCCCCGACTTCGGGGTGACCGTCACCGACATCGACTTCGCGGGATCACGGGCCCGGCGCGCTTCCCGGCTCCACCTTGAGCGTGACGGGCAGGCCGAGGTCGTCGAGCTGGGCCCCGACGACTACGTGTTCATTACCAACGGCTCAATGACGTCCGACACCACCTACGGCGACAGCCGGACCGTCCCCGAACTCATCCGGGACCGGCGCGACGGGTCCTGGCGGCTGTGGGAGACCATCGCCAAGAAGGCCGACGACTTCGGGCGCCCCACCGCGTTCTGCGGGAACATCGACGAGACGAAATGGGAATCTTTCACCCTCACGATGACCGGCCGAACGCTCCTGGACCGCATCCAGGCGTACACCGGCAACGTCCCCGGCGAGGGCGCGCTGATGACGTGGAAGGACTCGCGGTGGCTCATGTCGATCGTGGTCCCCGCCCAGCCCCACTTCGCTCACCAGAAAGAGAACACGTACACGCTGTGGGGCTACGCCCTGTTCGGGGATGTGCCCGGCGACCACGTGCCCAAGAAGATGGACGACTGCACCGGCGCGGAGATCCTCACCGAACTCCTGGGCCACCTCGGCTTCGACGACATCGCAGACGAGGTCCACCGGACCACGAAGGTCACCACCGTCCAGATGCCCTACATCGACGCCCAGTTCCAGCGCCGGGTCACCGGGGACCGCCCGCTGGTGATCCCCGACGGCGCCGAGAACTACGCCTTCCTCGGACAGTTCGTCGAAATCCCCGAGGGTGTCGTCTTCACCGCCGAGTACTCGGTGCGCAGCGCGATGATGGCCGTCTACCACCACTTCGGCATCGACCGCGAGATCCCTCCGATCTACCAGGGCCTCACCGATCCGAAAGTCGCCTGGAACGCCCTGAAGACCGCCTACGCCTGA
- a CDS encoding DUF4865 family protein: MSALIEREAEQLQQLSRHDGVHTAALAIDSHHWQLLLFVLWADTSAPDEDATERYEVLHSYGAVAAVPGGSQAVALLGKRRFRGPLRSPSRVSRIDVYWLPVSNGS; encoded by the coding sequence TTGTCCGCGCTGATCGAGCGGGAGGCCGAACAGCTGCAGCAGCTCTCCCGCCATGATGGCGTGCACACCGCCGCGTTGGCTATCGACTCCCACCACTGGCAGCTGCTGCTGTTCGTGTTGTGGGCGGACACGTCCGCGCCGGACGAGGACGCAACCGAGCGCTACGAGGTGCTGCACTCGTACGGCGCGGTGGCAGCGGTTCCGGGAGGCTCACAGGCAGTTGCATTACTCGGGAAGCGACGCTTTCGCGGCCCCCTCCGCTCGCCGAGCAGAGTTTCCAGGATCGATGTGTACTGGCTGCCCGTGTCGAACGGCTCATAG